Proteins encoded in a region of the Vitis riparia cultivar Riparia Gloire de Montpellier isolate 1030 chromosome 7, EGFV_Vit.rip_1.0, whole genome shotgun sequence genome:
- the LOC117917695 gene encoding uncharacterized protein LOC117917695, with protein MRLQQMQSETLTLILVNLAGIMERADESLLPGVYKEVGAALHTDPTGLGSLTLFRSIVQSSCYPLAAYLATHHNRAHVIALGAFLWAAATFLVAISSTFFQVAVSRGLNGIGLAIVTPAIQSLIADSTDDHNRGMAFGWLQLTGNLGSIIGGLCSVLIASTSFMGIPGWRVAFHLVGVISVIVGILVRLFATDPHFSDGNNLAKDKIPSKPFWSEVKDLVKEAKSVMRIPSFQIIVAQGVSGSFPWSALSFAPMWLELIGFSHKKTAFLMTLFVISGSIGGLFGGMMGDVLAKRLPNSGRIILSQISSASGIPLATVLLLLLPDDPSTAFMHGLVLFIMGLCISWNPAATNNPIFAEIVPEKSRTSIYALDRSFESILASFAPPVVGILSQRVYGYKPIPEGSTDSAQIETDRENAASLAKALYTAFSIPFAVCCLIYSFLYRTYPRDRERARMQALIDSEMQQMDRDELPSGEEYSQLHFSETKEPNDKERSVIEIEYGDENLDVDDNDKKTLLPNQQTFSHLGE; from the exons ATGAGGCTGCAGCAGATGCAATCGGAGACGTTGACTCTGATCCTGGTCAACCTGGCCGGGATCATGGAAAGAGCAGATGAATCTCTGTTGCCAGGAGTGTACAAAGAGGTTGGTGCAGCTCTGCACACTGATCCAACAGGGCTTGGCTCACTCACTCTCTTTCGATCCATAGTTCAGTCGTCATGTTATCCTCTCGCTGCTTACCTGGCTACGCATCACAACCGAGCCCACGTTATCGCTCTCGGTGCTTTTCTCTGGGCCGCCGCCACTTTCCTCGTTGCCATTTCCTCCACTTTCTTCCAG GTGGCAGTCTCAAGAGGTTTGAATGGGATTGGCCTTGCCATAGTTACCCCAGCCATTCAGTCACTTATTGCAGACTCCACTGACGATCACAACCGAGGAATGGCTTTTGGATGGCTCCAATTGACAGGAAACCTTGGCTCAATCATCGGTGGGCTCTGTTCTGTACTAATAGCTTCAACATCATTTATGGGTATCCCTGGTTGGAGAGTTGCCTTCCATTTGGTTGGAGTAATAAGTGTCATAGTTGGCATTTTGGTCCGCCTCTTTGCTACTGACCCTCACTTTTCTGATGGTAATAACTTGGCTAAAGACAAAATTCCGAGTAAACCATTTTGGTCAGAAGTGAAGGACCTTGTTAAAGAAGCCAAGTCAGTTATGAGAATCCCATCCTTCCAGATAATTGTGGCCCAAGGTGTCTCTGGTTCATTTCCCTGGTCGGCTTTGTCTTTTGCCCCCATGTGGCTAGAGCTTATTGGCTTCTCTCACAAAAAGACAGCATTCCTCATGACCCTCTTTGTAATTTCTGGTTCAATTGGGGGCCTGTTTGGAGGAATGATGGGGGATGTCCTTGCTAAACGCTTACCAAATTCTGGTAGAATAATTCTTTCACAGATAAGCTCAGCTTCAGGCATCCCTTTGGCCACAGTATTGCTGCTGCTCTTACCTGATGATCCATCCACTGCATTCATGCATGGTTTGGTCTTGTTCATTATGGGGTTGTGCATATCTTGGAATCCTGCAGCAACAAACAA TCCAATATTTGCAGAAATCGTCCCTGAGAAATCTCGAACAAGCATTTATGCTCTGGACCGATCTTTTGAGTCTATATTAGCATCATTTGCACCTCCTGTAGTCGGGATTTTGTCACAGCGTGTTTATGGTTATAAACCAATTCCGGAAGGATCGACAGACTCAGCTCAGATTGAAACGGATAGGGAGAATGCTGCATCACTTGCCAAGGCACTTTACACTGCTTTTTCTATTCCATTTGCGGTCTGTTGCCTCATCTACTCCTTCCTGTATCGTACATATCCAAGAGACAGGGAGCGAGCTAGGATGCAAGCACTGATAGACTCAGAGATGCAACAGATGGACAGAGACGAACTTCCTTCGGGAGAAGAATACTCTCAGCttcatttttcagaaacaaAGGAACCCAATGACAAGGAAAGAAGCGTGATTGAAATAGAATATGGAGATGAAAACCTTGATGTTGATGATAATGATAAGAAGACCCTACTTCCCAATCAGCAAACATTCTCACATTTGGGGGAATGA
- the LOC117918665 gene encoding uncharacterized protein LOC117918665, translating to MAPLRYFSFRQVLVLYLVLFLFASTLVCACSEAQPRRTQFLGRRRVFEIEKEEQPKKTPSTSLSTKNQTKLVKEVQKEDQPKKKLDGTSSSKNQTKLVKPSTYSTKTTPTILNKAQIKKLNSTAKSSNSTKTTPTISATKQLKKLNSTSKASNSTKSSSGTTKKSSDLLKPSTPNDKTSKPIIIKQTKTQTSEKLVVLESKSKNSETNPPIEKKPKQQKIQRPTQPSWIDQEEDGDLVSEFRDLPSRFQKTLMPDLERISTTSKAYIFKANKEITRGFKPIIGNKYAPTIAPVISFAFILLPLLLVSLIFNKIKAYFSLQKILIFIQVYLSIYFSILCLSSLVTGLEPLKFFYATSQSTYIWLQVLQTLGYVLYLLMLLMYLVLVFSTDCGLTSKLLGLLQTFVGFAIGLHYYVAVFHRVVLHQPPKTNWKVHGIYATCFLMICLFSRAERRKKAYLAEGGEEGKQN from the coding sequence ATGGCTCCACTTCGGTACTTCAGTTTCAGACAGGTACTTGTGCTCTATCTTGTTttatttctctttgcttctacTCTTGTTTGTGCCTGCTCCGAGGCCCAACCTCGGAGAACACAGTTTCTTGGGAGGAGGAGAGTGTTTGAGATTGAGAAAGAAGAGCAGCCCAAGAAGACACCCAGCACTAGCTTGTCCACCAAGAACCAAACCAAACTCGTCAAAGAGGTACAGAAAGAAGATCAACCAAAGAAGAAGCTCGATGGGACCTCGTCCAGCAAGAACCAAACCAAACTCGTCAAACCCTCCACTTACTCGACCAAAACGACACCCACTATCCTCAACAAAGCCCAGATAAAGAAGCTCAATTCCACGGCAAAATCCTCAAACTCCACGAAAACGACACCCACTATCTCTGCCACGAAACAGCTCAAGAAGCTCAATTCCACCTCAAAGGCCTCAAATTCAACCAAGTCCAGTTCTGGTACCACCAAGAAATCCTCAGATCTACTCAAACCAAGCACACCCAATGACAAAACATCCAAACCCATCATCATAAAGCAGACCAAAACTCAAACAAGCGAGAAACTCGTGGTGCTTGAATCCAAGAGCAAGAACTCAGAGACGAACCCTCCGATAGAGAAAAAACCCAAGCAGCAGAAGATCCAGAGGCCCACACAACCAAGCTGGATTGATCAAGAAGAGGATGGTGATTTGGTGTCAGAGTTCAGAGATCTACCCTCCAGGTTTCAAAAAACTTTGATGCCAGACCTAGAGAGAATCTCCACAACTTCAAAAGCCTATATCTTTAAAGCCAACAAAGAGATCACGAGGGGTTTCAAACCTATTATTGGCAACAAATACGCACCCACCATTGCCCCTGTAAtctcttttgctttcatatTGCTACCTCTCCTACTCGTCTCTCTCatcttcaataaaatcaaagctTACTTCTCCCTCCAAAAGATCTTGATCTTCATCCAAGTCTACCTCTCAATCTACTTCTCCATTCTATGCTTATCCTCACTGGTCACTGGGCTCGAGCCATTGAAGTTCTTCTACGCCACTTCGCAGTCCACCTACATTTGGCTACAGGTGCTGCAAACACTCGGCTACGTTCTCTACCTCTTGATGCTGCTCATGTACCTGGTGCTTGTGTTCTCCACCGACTGTGGGCTGACCTCAAAGTTGTTGGGCCTGCTTCAAACTTTCGTGGGTTTTGCCATTGGGCTCCACTACTACGTAGCCGTATTTCACAGGGTGGTCCTCCACCAACCGCCCAAGACCAATTGGAAGGTTCACGGGATTTACGCCACGTGTTTTCTCATGATCTGCCTGTTTTCCAGGGCTGAGAGGAGAAAGAAGGCATACTTAGCCGAAGGCGGTGAGGAGGGCAAGCAGAACTGA